From the Papaver somniferum cultivar HN1 chromosome 2, ASM357369v1, whole genome shotgun sequence genome, the window AATCACTTGGTCCCgttggtggttgagaatcattttGTTCACAAATCTTGAGCGTTCCCGGCTCAACTAATGCCCCTAgatgtgttgcagtcaagagtttgTCACCAACACGAGGTGGTCTTTAAGGAGGAGTAACATTTTTATTCTTTCTCTTTTGcaacctaaacaagaacaattaaaaaaaatcaacattcgACAGGGTCGACAACTATAATCTTTGTCGACTAAACAACAATCGGCAGGTACGATAACTATAATCTATGCCGACTAAACAATAGTCGGAAGAATCTTATTCAACTACTGTGTCGGCTTATAACAACTCTGAACACATTAAATACAAGGATTTTCCACACAATCAGTCGGCAGggtctataatcaatacaatgcCGGCTAAATTGCAGCCGGTAGGGTGGTTTTcaaataccatgccgaccttatgacttTAGGTATCAGGAGACACCAAAATGTTTCAAAACACACATCCGGAAGGGTCAAAAATTATAACTCAACGActgtaaaaaaaaacatatatcgcCGGCATGGTATTAAGGTTGAATGCCTTGCTGACCCTGTAAAGACAGTTACAGCTATTCAACAGCCGGCATGATATTCAACCTAAGAGTTTGCGACTAAccctaaatatgaaaagtcggcagggtcgtgAATCAGAGACCCTGCCGGCTACGTAACTGCAAATTCAGaaatttgatttttctgacctaatttgacatgcaaacataaaattaaagtactggagtgagtttaagtaggcccttactttctcaatcgctccatttcttcggtttcagcggcgttgatttcttctttttcaACGGTTTTTTTACTCCGTTTTTGTTGAACTAAATTTGGAATTCCAGAGTTATATTGATTAGGTTTTCTATGTGTTTGTTTCATACGAATAGCCCTCGGCGGTGACTCcatttttgaagattaatcgaCAATCGAACCGACGATTACGACGAATTAATCGATGAGTATTCGATAGTGGTGATGGAGAAACCAGTATGGTAtggtggaggagaagaaaaagagatgaagatgaaatgaaaaaaaaaaatctgattagGGTAATAAGAATTATAATAGGAAAGGGTAATTTTGCAACTTCACCCATTAGGACACCCCCTTAACCCTTTAAAGGAGTCCACttaaatttgggtataccccattaatctgggtataccccaatccgaCGAGGATAttttttgaatgattttttagggaccatggtttttttgggggaccatggtcttattaggccaccttccctatagttataaggagtgtcctagaacattgaaatgattaacctacccttaacctaatttaatttaaaaccaacacaataaccacctctctctctctctatatatatatatatatataaccaccacctcctctaactaccacctcccaccaccgccgattaccaccaccaccaacaacaaccaccgattaccatcaCCGCctaccaccgccgattaccatcaccaccacctccaattatcaccaccaacaaccaccgattaccaccaccacctccgattaccactaccactatatatatagcttaatttaaaacattaacaaagatattctcacaaacccattacttgtcattcgtttttggttgaatagagaactaatcatcaaaatgagttgaaaatggaagttgcagagaggtttaatggagttttttttcagtaaaaagttcggttatcacaaattattattttttaaccgaactttgagttcggttgattcgcaaaaaaatacttttaaccgaactccttatattagaacaatacaagttcataagttcggttcgttcgcaaaattattaagttttatttgtaaccgaactctacctataagcccagttcggttgattcgcaaaatatgttgaagtttgcgaaccaaccgaacttctaacactaagttacttttaacctgaagttcggttgggaacttggttgcgttgaagtttgcgaactaaccgaacacacaagatgtactcaaataaattgtcaagttcaaagttcggctacctaccattttatcctaggtaaccgaacattgcactgtacaaccaaaacctccattaacgagcgagttcgataacctgcgtgtttggaaaatgtaaccgaactacactttcaggtgtgttcggttacatgttcttgacatatggtaaccgaactacactttcagatgtgttcggttacatgttgttgacatatggttaaccgaactggcccaaatttacataaaaaatttcgCTTTTTtgaagtttggagcaattcaaccaacattatctaagtttgaagcatacctgggtacccaaatacccttcctccggttgtggttggtaaaatccatcgtttttcatgttgtccttcttcatcttctctaactttactctctcaataattctacttctttaaaaaaaaaaactcatctgattttttaatctcactaattatctttaacttaatcatctcactaatcattacactaactattattaacactagctaatcatcatataaaattaatcaggagggtaatttaggtattaatataaatatctagataagaggtgacctagatttacttctaatgtctttactcaaaataaaaccatggtcccccaataaaaacatggtcccaaaaaaatcgttctatTGTTTTGTTCCCTCAAAGAAAAAGGATTTTAAGTCCAATTAAGGTCCAAAGCTAAGGGGCCCAAAACTAAACTACTATATAGTCCCTACTCCCCACTCCCCAGCCAGTAAACTTCAAAACAGAGCTCTCAGTCAGTATCTCTATTCTCTAATGAACCTAGACACAAAAACAATGTCaagtgaacaagaagaagaagatttcagTTTCACTGAAATTAAACTCCCAACATACCAGAAACTCATCAATGGTACTGCAAATAATCACTTCCCATCAATCATCACATCAAAGAAAACATTGAATTTATCTGATTTCATTAACACCATCCAACAGCAAAAACCATGGTTAGAATCACTTGTACACATAAATGGAGCTCTTTTATTAAGAGGGTTCCCTGTATATACAGCTTCTGATTTTAATCAAGTTGTTGAAGCTTTTGGGTATGATGAATTACCTTATGTTGGTGGTGCTGCTCctagaactaatattgttggGAGGGTTTTTACTGCTAATGAGTCTCCCCCTGATCAGAAAATCCCTTTCCATCATGAAATGGCTCAGGTTTGTACTTCTTTTTTACATGGATCTTGCTTTCTTTTATGCAATTAATCATTTTCTTATTGGTGGGTAGAAATTATGGTTCATTTCGTTGTGATTGTGCTGTTTTTAGGGTTGGATTTAGTGAAACATTCTGAGTTTATTGAATTCCTTGTAAGGGATTATGAGTTTATTGCATTTTAACAGGTTCCTGAGTACCCATCAAAACTGTTTTTTTATTGTGAGGAAGAGCCTGGAAATGGGGGAGAAACTCCAATAGTTCTGAGTCATCTCATCTATGAGAAAATGAAAGTGAGATTCCCGGAGTTTGTGGAGAAACTAGACAGAGATGGTTTGATATATACAAGGATATTGGGGGCTGAAGATGATCCTTCATCGCCTATCGGACGCGGGTGGCAGTCTACGTTCTTAACTAAAGATAAAAGCATAGCTGAAGAAAGGTTTGCTATTTCACCATCTGATATTACTTGAACATAATTACAGTCTAATTGTAGTTATAATCTAAGGTGCTAATCTAATGCTAGTTGTTAAGGTTAAATGCAATTGTCTCATAGTAATGGATTCGTACCTACATTCATGTCTAGTTATCCATCTTTGTGTTATAGAAATGGTAGGGTCTTGCGCTTGAGCATCTCAGCTTTT encodes:
- the LOC113349226 gene encoding clavaminate synthase-like protein At3g21360, which gives rise to MNLDTKTMSSEQEEEDFSFTEIKLPTYQKLINGTANNHFPSIITSKKTLNLSDFINTIQQQKPWLESLVHINGALLLRGFPVYTASDFNQVVEAFGYDELPYVGGAAPRTNIVGRVFTANESPPDQKIPFHHEMAQVPEYPSKLFFYCEEEPGNGGETPIVLSHLIYEKMKVRFPEFVEKLDRDGLIYTRILGAEDDPSSPIGRGWQSTFLTKDKSIAEERAARLGMKLEWTEDGVKSIMGPIPAIKYDKTRGRKIWFNSMVAAYTGWKDGRNDPVKAVTFGDGTPLPSDVIHECLKLLEEECVSIPWQKGDVLLIDNLAVLHSRRPFNPPRRILASLCK